CCATCGTTTTTCAGATTGTTTTTAGTACTTTTGCCCGTATCAAATCAATAAATAATATATCGAACACAAACATCATACTCTCATGAATATGAAAAAATATGTGCTAGCATTTTTTCTATGTTTCATATCTATTACTCCTATTTTAGCACAAAGAGACCACATAGATATTTCAAACTATATTTTATGCATCAATTCCTATGCAGAATCTTCTCCTTGGAGTAACAGGATGATTTCAACCGTATCGGAGTACGTTCAAAAGAACCCAAAACTGGCATTATATGCGGAACATATGAATACTTTAATGATCGATAACGATACGATTTTAGGAGAATTCAAGAATATGATCTCTCAGAAATACGAGCATCATCGCCCACGGCTGCTAATATTATTGGGAAACCCTTCTCTATTACTACGTGATGAATATAGAGAGCTTTGGGGAGACATTCCTATTGTACTCTGTTCGGAAGAAAAGTTTATAGGTCCTAAAGACACCTACATCTACAAACAGCCAGTTACACAAGCGGAGCGTGTTCCGATCTCCCAACTTGCCGATCCCTACAATCTGGTACTTTTATATTCAAACCTTTATTTACGGGAAAATATCCAACTGATTTCTCACATAATCCCTGATATGAAGAAATTCATATTTATCGGTGACGAGCGAGAAGTCAATCAGACCAATAATCAGGAAATACAGACAAAGTTAAAAACCATAAATCCTAATATTGAATACCAGTACATCACGCCACAAAAAATGACAACGAACCAATTATTGGATTCATTGTATCATGTTGATCCGAATACAACCGGAATTTTATTTGCTTCCTGGTTCTACAAAACGACATTTGCAGGTAATACTTCATTGGTTACCAATGCTCACAAACTTATCGTAACAACTACAGCTCCAATTTTCACCCTTAATATGGCTGATATAACAGAAGAAAACGGTGGCATGATAGGTGGTTATACTTATGACCAAAAACACTATAACCAGCAATTAATTCATACCATTTCAGAAATACTTACAGGAAAGCCGGCTAGAGAAATTCCCTTTTATATGCCATCAGATGGCGCACCTATTATCAACTATACGATATTACTCCGTAAAGGATTCTCTCCTTCCATGTGTCCTCCAAACACACATTTTCTGAATAAACCGCTTGGATTCTGGAAACAGAACAAATATTTCATTATGGGTACCTTGTCTTTTATGATATTACTGGCAATCGTATTCTTTTATCGTATCCATAGCCTGAATAGCATCAAAAAAGCACAGCAAAAAGAAATTGACGCAATGACAAATTATAAGAATCTGGTTAATAACATGCCCATTCTCTATATGCAGGAAGAAGTGCTTGCTGATAAAAATGGCATTCCCGTAGAACTGATTTACCGCAATGTGAATGCGCATTTTGAGAAAAACTTTTTCCGCAAAGAAGAAGTTGTCGGGAAAAAAGCGAGTGAAATATTTCCAGAATCAATGCCGGACTTCCTGCACTTCACTCAAATAGCCTTATCAGAAAATAAAGTAATAACATTCCCCTACTATTTCAAAAAAATAGATACCTTCTACGATATAGTACTTAAAGCAAACCGGCAAAATAATATGATTGATGTATTTTGCCTGAACAGCACAGAGCTCCATAAGGCACAACAAAAGCTAAGTACTATCAACAACAAACTCGCCATGTCACTTGACGTAGCTAATATCGTGCCATGGAAATGGGATTTGCGAAGTAAAACAATTTTATGCGACATCAACAAACCGATAGAACTTAGCACACAAGGAAAAGACGTTGCCGAAGAACAACTGGCAGTACCCGACTATCACTATTTTTCCAAGATATTTAAGGAAGACCGGAAACGGGTAGAACAGGCTTATCAGAACTTAATAGACGGTCATTCGGAAAAAGTAAAAGAAGAATATCGCGTAGTCAGCACACAAAAAGGATTTCATAGGATAGAATGGGTGGAAGCCCAAGCAGCCGTTGAAACGCGGGATGAGAATGGCAAACCATTGACTCTTGTTGGCTCCTCACTCGTTATCACTGAACGAAAAAAAATGGAGATGGAACTGATTAATGCCAAAAACCGTGCCGAAGAGTCCAATCGGCTGAAGTCTGCTTTCCTTGCCAACATGAGTCATGAAATTCGTACTCCTCTAAATGCTATCGTCGGTTTCTCCGGTATATTGGCATCCACCGAAGAAGAAGAGGAAAAACAAGAATATGTCAGTATCATTGAAAACAATAATACGTTATTATTGCAGCTCATCAGTGATATCCTTGATTTATCAAAAATAGAAGCAGGAACATTGGACCTGCACTATTCCAATGTTGAAATCAATGATTTAATGAAAGACCTGGAAAACATGTGTCAACTGAAACTTAAGTCGGATGCTGTCAAACTGGAATTCGTAGCTCCTGAAGAACCATGTTTCGCACATATAGAAAAGAACAGGTTATCTCAGTTAATTATTAACCTGGTGACGAATGCCATAAAATTCACCATTCAAGGTAGTATCCGATTTGGATACAAACGTCAGAACAATGAATTATATTTCTATGTGGCTGATACAGGTTGCGGCATTCCTCAAGATAAGCAAAAAAGTATTTTTGGACGTTTCGTCAAATTAAATTCATTTGCACAAGGTACGGGTTTAGGACTCTCAATCTGCCAGACACTTGTCGAACACATGGGAGGTAAAATCGGGGTAGAATCAGAAGAAGGAAACGGCTCTACATTCTGGTTCACTTTGCCTTACAAGCAAGCAGAGACTGTTAAGAAGAGCCTTCCAAAGGACATACAACCTATTGCCATAGAAAAGGATAAGCTGGTAATTTTGATTGCTGAAGATAATGAAAGCAATTATAAGTTGTTCGAATCTATTCTAAAATATGATTATCATCTGCTTCATGCCTGGGATGGTCAGGAAGCTGTAAACATGTTCAAGGAGCATAATCCACAAATTATATTAATGGATATCAATATGCCTGTCCTGGATGGATATGAAGCAACCAAAGAAATCCGCAAGTACTCTGCCAAAGTACCGATTATCGCCATTACGGCTTTTGCATATGCTTCAGACGAGCAACGGGTGATGGAAAGTGGTTTTGACGGGTATATGCCGAAACCTATCAATGCCCGTCAGTTGAAGGCGCAACTGACAGATATCATGCAAAAACGTATTGTATTGCTATAGGGGAAATCAATTCCCTTTTGGAAGATAACAAAACAGCTAATAATTCAGCCACATTCTGAATGAAGCCATCTTGTCTTTACTTATCATTATCTTATCTTTGAAAGGTGGTTGTACATGAACGATTGCCTTTCCTAAGAAATAGGATTCAATACGCTGAATGGCATCAATACAGACTAATGTCTGACGATTCGTCCGGAAAAAGTGATCCGGATCGAGTTGTTCACTCAATCGGTCTAGTGCCAGATCAATGAGATACTCACGATTCTTATGGGTTACGGCAAAGGTGAGCTTATTTTCCGAATAAAAGTAAGCGATATCACTCACCTGTAAGGTGAATAGTTTCTCGCCACTAGAAATAAGGAAACGAGTACGATACTTTTTCTGCACAGAGACAGAGGTCTCATGCGCAGCAGAAAGTTGCTGCAATATTTCCAGCATCCGGCTTTCCTGATTGAAATCATGGATGTAGTTCTTTGTCAATCCTTCAAAACGTTGAATGGTCTGCATCAGGCGGTCTTCATGAATCGGCTTCAAAAGATAGTCAATGCTATTCACTGAGAAAGCACGCACAGCATATTCGTCATAAGCAGTAGTAAATACAATCATACTCTCCGGATGCGCCTGTTCTATAAAAAGAAAAGAATTGCCATCCGTTAGCTGAATATCCAGAAACAGGATATCCGGATGAGGATGCTGCCCGAACCACTCTACTGCCTCTTCAATATTACCGGGCAATAACTGTACCTCCCAATCGGGACGAAGAGACAATAACGTATCCCTCAGCAGACGGGCTGCCGGAATTTCATCTTCTATGATGGCTGCTTTTATCTTATTCATAGAGCAAAGGTATTTTTACGGTAAACTCTTTCCGGTCATTTTCTACCACAATGTCACGGTTGCACAACAACATATATCGGGCAGAAAGGTTCTTAAGTCCCATTCCGGAAGTTACCACTGTTTTTTTAGTTTGTATCCGGTTTCTGACGATCAGTTCCCGTTCCTTTTCCATATAAAGAAGTTCGATAGTCATCGGTTTTCCCGTATGAATGACATTATGTTTGATTACATTCTCCGCTAACAATTGAATAGTAAGCGGAGGCAACTGAGCCTCCATACAAGTCTTCGGAATACGGTTGTCAATATGAATGCAATCGCCCAAACGAACCCTATGCAGAAAAATATAAGAGTTCAGAAAATCCATTTCCTCTCGCAGTGTTGTCAGCCTTTGATTCTGACACTGAAGAATATAGCGATACACATCCGAAAGATGCTGGGTGAACAATTCCGCATTAGCCGGATTGTAGCGAATCTCAGAAATCAAGGTATTCAGACTGTTAAACAAGAAATGAGGATTCAACTGATTCTGTAGAGCTGTATAGCGTGCCGTATTATTCTCTTTTTGCAAGGCAGCCGCTTTCTGTTGTAATCTTAACGTATTACGCATGGAACGATTGGCCAGCAACAATCCAAGGATGACGAGCTCTACCAGCCATACAGTTATAAGAATCCGCCAGCCTCCGTTGGGAAACGTAAACGGATAAGAAGCTCCTGCCAACAACTTGGCAGTTACCATTAAACCGTAGTTCAGCAAAAGAAACATCCCCATTACGATAATATAGACTGAAACCAGCTTCCAACGCCGATGCAGATTCAACGCATACTGATTATCAATCCATGAACTCAGCCTGATGGTAGTATATCCCAGCACATTAAAAGCCAGTATGAAGAACCCCAGTGTACTGACTGAATGTAGCATATCGGCAACCCGATCAGAGAAGGTTGCATAATTTATCAGTAACAGGAAAGAGAATATACCCAATCCTGAAAACAGCGCTATATACAATAAGGTGTTCAACTTTACATTCATACAGTTGGCTCTTTTCATACAAAGTTAGTGCTTTTTATCGACAATCATATCCGTGGAGCGCTTTTATTAACTCCGAATAGTGTCCTTGTGCCGCAGCTTTGGCTTGTACATAATTCACCTGCGATGTCTGCCGATAGGTTTGCGCGTCAATCACTTCCACCACTGACACTTTTCCTTCATTATAACGTTCTATTGCTTTCGCTTCATTCTCTTCTGCCTTCGCCAGTGAATTTTCGCTCAAACGAACCCGTTCCATTGCTTGTGACAGCGCTTTACGTGCCACTCCTATTTCCAGTTCAACCTGATCCATCACTTTATTCAGATTATCCTCTGCCATACCTACCCGAAAGGAGGAAGCACGCTTCTCACTTTTACGCTTCCCCCACTCAAAAATAGGTACTGAGACTTTTGCATAAACAGCATAATTGGGATCCAGATCTTTCTTGAAATTATATCCGGGAGAAGAGTAACTCCCGTCTATTCCCACATAAAACTGAGGTTTGAACTGCGAATCATTCAACTTTTTCGTACTCTCGGCCATACGAATCCGGTCATAAGCCATCTGAATTTCAGGACGTGCCATACCGGTAGACAACCATGTAGAATCATCGACAACCACCACCGGTATCTGTGAATCCAGTTCCGTATGATGTTCCAGCCGGACACCAATCATAGAATTCAATGCCATCCGCCCTGTTTCAAAATTACTTTGTGCCTGGAGCAACTGGTACTCCGCTTCGTTCAGTTTTACTTCCGCCATCAGTAAATCCTGCGGATCAACCAGCCCCACCTCTACCCTTTCTTTAATTGTTTTAACCAAAGCGGCTATTGAGTTACGAAAATCTTCGGCAACAGTCACAATCTCCTGCCGGGCTACGGCACTCCAGTATTGAATATCCGTTTGATAGCAAACAGCATCATTCAATGCCTTTGCCTGATTGGCAGCAAATGATTGCTGATGTTGTGCCATACGGATGGATTCCAGTACTCGTCCGCCTGTATAGACCGGTTGCAGAATGGAAAGAGAACCACCATAGTTCAGTTGTTTCCCTTCCACTGTTCTTGATAATCCTAAAGAAGGGACATCCAGAGTCAATTCCAACGGATTCTCCGTATACTGAAAGTTGGCTGTTCCGGAAAGTTTCGGTTTCAAATCTGCCCGTGCCGATTTTTCCACTTCCATACTGGCAGCTATATTCTTCTCAGCCGCTTTCAAGTCGTGATTGTAATCCAATGCCATAGTCCGGTACTTTTCAAGAAGAGGACTTTGCTGGGCTAAAGCAGACAAAGACCCTAAAGCAAAACCACATAACAACAAGCTATATATCCTTATTTTCATCTTTATTTTCCTTTTACTTTATAAAACATTGAATATAATGCAGGCGTGACAAACAAGGTCAATCCCGTGGCAAACGTCAGTCCGAAAATAATAGTCGCAGCCATTCCGCCGAAAGCGACATCAAACAATAGCGGGACCATACCGAAGATGGTAGTGGTTGCCGCCATCAATACCGGACGGGTTCGGGAAACCGTAGCCTCAACAATAGAGGTATACAGATCAATTCCACTACGATGCTGCACATTGATTTCATCAATCAGTACAATCACATTCTTGATGATCATTCCAAGCAACCCCAGCCAACCGGCTATCGGAAAGAAACCGAAGTCAAAGCCGGTCAAGAGCATCCCCACCGCAATACCTATCAAAGACAAAGGCAGGACACAAAGAATGATGACCGGTTCACGGAAATTACCGAACAGCCCTACCAGGATAACCACTAATGCAAGGAATGCCAACGGGAAATATTTAGCAATGGCCTGCATCGCCTCACCCTGATCTTTATACTGGGCATCCCAAAAGAAAGTATATCCTTCGGGAAGCTGGATGTTCTCTATTTCTTTCCGGATTTCTCCATGTACTTCCGCCATCGTATGCCCCGGTTTCACGCCACACATTGCAGCCATTGACAACTGACGGTTATAAGTTCTCACCTGTGGAAACTCCCAGGTTGTCTCTATCCGTTCCGTTACCTGTGAAAGCGGAGCCGACCTTTCTCCATTCCATATCGAAAAGTCTCCCAAAGAATGGGCGTCCGTTATATCCACATTACCCGATTTCAAAAGAACGGGAACTTTTTTCTCATTATCCCGATAGACACCGACAGGCAAACCATCATTAATCGATTTCACCGATTCCATCATCGAAGCTTTTGTAATCCCTAATGCTCCGGCCTTCACCGGATCATATACCGGACGGATAACCATCGACATATTCCCCCATTCGTTCCGGGCATCCGAAACTTTAGGATTTTGTCGCATAATCTCAATGGCCTGCCCTACCAAAGAATCAAGTACAGCAGGGTCCGGTCCGAGGAAACGAGCCTCGATCACCGCTTCCGTCAACGGGCTCAACTCGAATTTATTTACTTTAATCAACGGTTCGGGAAACCTCAACGAAACAGAATCCTGCAAACGGGCATGCAGCTGACGGGAAAGTTTCGAAGTTTTGCATTTCATCAAAATTTGTGCATAGTTGGATTGAGGTCCAAAGGAAACGTTTGACAAGTAATAACGCGGCGGAGTCCGTCCTATATAAGTAGATACCATTTCCGTTTCTTCCTGTCCGCGGATATACTCCGCCATATCCATCACCATCTTATCTGTTTCTTCAATCCGTGTCCCTTCGGGCAACCACATATCCAATGTAAAATACTGCTTATCCAATGCGGGAACAAAGACCTTAGGAATGAACTTGAAACTCCATGCCGACAATACCAGCATAATGACCATACACCCAATCGTTGCATATCGGTGACGAATCACCCACCTCAATGCAGAACGAAATTTATCGTAATACTTGCCTGCAAAAAGAGCCGCCTTAAGTTCGTTGGGTCTTGGCCGACGGACAAACTCCTGAATAAAGAAAGGAGTCTGCGTCAGCGCAAAGACCCAACTGAACATCAGCGAAACGCCGATAACTACAACTAAGGATGACAGTAACTCGCCGGTAATATGCGGCGAATAATATATAGGTAAAAAAGTTAGAATCGCAATGACTGTCGCCGCCAATAAGGGCAACGAAGTTGAAGAACAGGCCCGCAATATGGCTACCCGTTTCCGCATTCCCCGCTGCATATTGACCAATGCCGAATCGGAGACCACAATGGCATTATCTACCAACATTCCCATAGCAATGATAATGGCAGCAAGTGACATACGTTGCAAGGCAATTCCTTGTGAAAGCATCACAATCAAGGTCGCAAAGATGGAAAACACCAATCCGCTGCCAATCAGAATACCATTCTTAAATCCAATAAAAAACAACAGAATAGCCACTACCGTTACCACAGATATGATCAGGTTCAGAATAAATCCTTGATTGGCCACTGCCGATTCATAACCCTGATCATAAATCGTCTGCAACTCAAAACCTTCGGGCATGGTCTCTGCAAAATGGTCAATCTCCTGTTTTACTGCCTCTGCCATATCGACAACATTTCCTGTGGGTATCGTAGAAATAGCAATACCTACCGCAGGTTTCCCGTCAATCCGCATTTTATTACTTGGAGGCGTCTGATAACTCTCCTCAATCTCTGCAATATCAGCCAGCCGGAAATGCTCTCCTGTACGTGATACAATAGTCATATTCCGGATGTCATCCAGAGAATAAAAATTACCGGTAGATTCAATTCGTATCCTGTTCACGCAGGCATCAATTCCTCCGGCATCCACTACCCTGTTCTGTGCATCGAAGGCACGTGAAATATCCGTAGTCGTAATTCCACTCCGTGCCATAACGGAAGGATTAAGAATGACGTCAATCGTTGGGGACTGTACACCATAAATCTCCACTTTTGCCACATCCTTCACCCTGAGCAGTACATTCTTGATAAGCTTCGCCTGATTTTCCAGTTCCCGATATGAATATCCTTCACCTGTCAGACCATAGAAGACACCCAGCACATCACCGAAATCATCATTCACCACTGAAGGACCGGCTCCTGCAGGAAGTTTCGACTGTACATCATTGACCTTCCGACGAAGTTTATCCCACAACTGCTGCATCTCATCCGCCCGGATTTCTTTCTTTACATACACCGTGATCTTGGATAAGCCTGCCCGATTTTCAGTTTTCAGATAATATAATTCGCCTAATGACTGTATCGATTCCTCCAATACATCCGTCACCTGAGATTGTACTTCGGAAGGGGAAGCACCCGGATATGGAGTCATCACCAATGCCTGTTTGATAGTAAACGGAGCATCTTCCAGTTTCCCCATCTTGATATAAGAAAACAATCCTCCTCCCAGCACTAATATCAACAGCAGAATAGTCACCGACTTCTTCTGCAAGAAATATTTTACCAACTTCATATTCTTCTACTTACTTTTGAGCGGTAACCGCCCTTTTTTCTTTCTGAGAAATAATATCTACAGGCATTCCGTCCGAAAGAAAACGTAATTTACTCACCGCTACTTTATCTCCTGCCTGCAATCCGTCTTTCACTTCTACTTTTCCATTGGGAAGCAATTCGCCTAAAATGACTTTTCTCTTTACGACTTGTCCTGTCGTTTGATCCACCATCCATACATAGTCTCCTTCAGTGGGACGATGATTAAGAGCCGTTTGCGGAACGGTCACCATAGGAACAGATGATGTAGCAGGAAGGTCCAACAACATTTTTCCTGAGATACCGGCCGGCCATTCTCCTTGTTTATTGGGCAGCAATGCCGTCATCAGGAAAGAAAGATTATTGCGCGTCGTACTCTTTGAAACCTCTACCACTTTAGCCGGATATACTGCTTCGGGACGAACATCAAAACGAATCCCCACTTCCTTGATTTCCTTCGCTTGAAATGCGATCTCCTGAGTAACATACGCTTCTATCTTCAACTGAGTGATATCGATAAAAGAAACGACAGACTGAGTCGCTTTCACATCCTGATATTTTTCAATGTAGACTTCCCCTATATATCCGTCAAAAGGAGCAATAAGTTTCGTATCTTCAAGTTCATTTACGGCTGTTTCATAAGCAGTTTTGGCAGAAGTATAGTCTGCACGTGCTTTTTCATAGGCACTGGCAGACAGGTTGTTTTTCTCATACAACACTTTGATTCGCTCAAACTCAGCTTTTGCCTGATGATAAATAGCTTCCGCCCGTTCCTTACGAATACGAAAATCACGGGAATCAATTTC
This sequence is a window from Bacteroides thetaiotaomicron VPI-5482. Protein-coding genes within it:
- a CDS encoding LytR/AlgR family response regulator transcription factor, with product MNKIKAAIIEDEIPAARLLRDTLLSLRPDWEVQLLPGNIEEAVEWFGQHPHPDILFLDIQLTDGNSFLFIEQAHPESMIVFTTAYDEYAVRAFSVNSIDYLLKPIHEDRLMQTIQRFEGLTKNYIHDFNQESRMLEILQQLSAAHETSVSVQKKYRTRFLISSGEKLFTLQVSDIAYFYSENKLTFAVTHKNREYLIDLALDRLSEQLDPDHFFRTNRQTLVCIDAIQRIESYFLGKAIVHVQPPFKDKIMISKDKMASFRMWLNY
- a CDS encoding TolC family protein, with protein sequence MKIRIYSLLLCGFALGSLSALAQQSPLLEKYRTMALDYNHDLKAAEKNIAASMEVEKSARADLKPKLSGTANFQYTENPLELTLDVPSLGLSRTVEGKQLNYGGSLSILQPVYTGGRVLESIRMAQHQQSFAANQAKALNDAVCYQTDIQYWSAVARQEIVTVAEDFRNSIAALVKTIKERVEVGLVDPQDLLMAEVKLNEAEYQLLQAQSNFETGRMALNSMIGVRLEHHTELDSQIPVVVVDDSTWLSTGMARPEIQMAYDRIRMAESTKKLNDSQFKPQFYVGIDGSYSSPGYNFKKDLDPNYAVYAKVSVPIFEWGKRKSEKRASSFRVGMAEDNLNKVMDQVELEIGVARKALSQAMERVRLSENSLAKAEENEAKAIERYNEGKVSVVEVIDAQTYRQTSQVNYVQAKAAAQGHYSELIKALHGYDCR
- a CDS encoding efflux RND transporter permease subunit, giving the protein MKLVKYFLQKKSVTILLLILVLGGGLFSYIKMGKLEDAPFTIKQALVMTPYPGASPSEVQSQVTDVLEESIQSLGELYYLKTENRAGLSKITVYVKKEIRADEMQQLWDKLRRKVNDVQSKLPAGAGPSVVNDDFGDVLGVFYGLTGEGYSYRELENQAKLIKNVLLRVKDVAKVEIYGVQSPTIDVILNPSVMARSGITTTDISRAFDAQNRVVDAGGIDACVNRIRIESTGNFYSLDDIRNMTIVSRTGEHFRLADIAEIEESYQTPPSNKMRIDGKPAVGIAISTIPTGNVVDMAEAVKQEIDHFAETMPEGFELQTIYDQGYESAVANQGFILNLIISVVTVVAILLFFIGFKNGILIGSGLVFSIFATLIVMLSQGIALQRMSLAAIIIAMGMLVDNAIVVSDSALVNMQRGMRKRVAILRACSSTSLPLLAATVIAILTFLPIYYSPHITGELLSSLVVVIGVSLMFSWVFALTQTPFFIQEFVRRPRPNELKAALFAGKYYDKFRSALRWVIRHRYATIGCMVIMLVLSAWSFKFIPKVFVPALDKQYFTLDMWLPEGTRIEETDKMVMDMAEYIRGQEETEMVSTYIGRTPPRYYLSNVSFGPQSNYAQILMKCKTSKLSRQLHARLQDSVSLRFPEPLIKVNKFELSPLTEAVIEARFLGPDPAVLDSLVGQAIEIMRQNPKVSDARNEWGNMSMVIRPVYDPVKAGALGITKASMMESVKSINDGLPVGVYRDNEKKVPVLLKSGNVDITDAHSLGDFSIWNGERSAPLSQVTERIETTWEFPQVRTYNRQLSMAAMCGVKPGHTMAEVHGEIRKEIENIQLPEGYTFFWDAQYKDQGEAMQAIAKYFPLAFLALVVILVGLFGNFREPVIILCVLPLSLIGIAVGMLLTGFDFGFFPIAGWLGLLGMIIKNVIVLIDEINVQHRSGIDLYTSIVEATVSRTRPVLMAATTTIFGMVPLLFDVAFGGMAATIIFGLTFATGLTLFVTPALYSMFYKVKGK
- a CDS encoding sensor histidine kinase encodes the protein MKRANCMNVKLNTLLYIALFSGLGIFSFLLLINYATFSDRVADMLHSVSTLGFFILAFNVLGYTTIRLSSWIDNQYALNLHRRWKLVSVYIIVMGMFLLLNYGLMVTAKLLAGASYPFTFPNGGWRILITVWLVELVILGLLLANRSMRNTLRLQQKAAALQKENNTARYTALQNQLNPHFLFNSLNTLISEIRYNPANAELFTQHLSDVYRYILQCQNQRLTTLREEMDFLNSYIFLHRVRLGDCIHIDNRIPKTCMEAQLPPLTIQLLAENVIKHNVIHTGKPMTIELLYMEKERELIVRNRIQTKKTVVTSGMGLKNLSARYMLLCNRDIVVENDRKEFTVKIPLLYE
- a CDS encoding ATP-binding protein, with amino-acid sequence MNMKKYVLAFFLCFISITPILAQRDHIDISNYILCINSYAESSPWSNRMISTVSEYVQKNPKLALYAEHMNTLMIDNDTILGEFKNMISQKYEHHRPRLLILLGNPSLLLRDEYRELWGDIPIVLCSEEKFIGPKDTYIYKQPVTQAERVPISQLADPYNLVLLYSNLYLRENIQLISHIIPDMKKFIFIGDEREVNQTNNQEIQTKLKTINPNIEYQYITPQKMTTNQLLDSLYHVDPNTTGILFASWFYKTTFAGNTSLVTNAHKLIVTTTAPIFTLNMADITEENGGMIGGYTYDQKHYNQQLIHTISEILTGKPAREIPFYMPSDGAPIINYTILLRKGFSPSMCPPNTHFLNKPLGFWKQNKYFIMGTLSFMILLAIVFFYRIHSLNSIKKAQQKEIDAMTNYKNLVNNMPILYMQEEVLADKNGIPVELIYRNVNAHFEKNFFRKEEVVGKKASEIFPESMPDFLHFTQIALSENKVITFPYYFKKIDTFYDIVLKANRQNNMIDVFCLNSTELHKAQQKLSTINNKLAMSLDVANIVPWKWDLRSKTILCDINKPIELSTQGKDVAEEQLAVPDYHYFSKIFKEDRKRVEQAYQNLIDGHSEKVKEEYRVVSTQKGFHRIEWVEAQAAVETRDENGKPLTLVGSSLVITERKKMEMELINAKNRAEESNRLKSAFLANMSHEIRTPLNAIVGFSGILASTEEEEEKQEYVSIIENNNTLLLQLISDILDLSKIEAGTLDLHYSNVEINDLMKDLENMCQLKLKSDAVKLEFVAPEEPCFAHIEKNRLSQLIINLVTNAIKFTIQGSIRFGYKRQNNELYFYVADTGCGIPQDKQKSIFGRFVKLNSFAQGTGLGLSICQTLVEHMGGKIGVESEEGNGSTFWFTLPYKQAETVKKSLPKDIQPIAIEKDKLVILIAEDNESNYKLFESILKYDYHLLHAWDGQEAVNMFKEHNPQIILMDINMPVLDGYEATKEIRKYSAKVPIIAITAFAYASDEQRVMESGFDGYMPKPINARQLKAQLTDIMQKRIVLL
- a CDS encoding efflux RND transporter periplasmic adaptor subunit, encoding MTTTNFSLCIFCLCLLTSCGKGEKKTNEPVRVKVAEAEMLVPSAEREFSFIAKPFKETELSFRVGGPIDHFEVYAGNYYHRGDIIAEIDSRDFRIRKERAEAIYHQAKAEFERIKVLYEKNNLSASAYEKARADYTSAKTAYETAVNELEDTKLIAPFDGYIGEVYIEKYQDVKATQSVVSFIDITQLKIEAYVTQEIAFQAKEIKEVGIRFDVRPEAVYPAKVVEVSKSTTRNNLSFLMTALLPNKQGEWPAGISGKMLLDLPATSSVPMVTVPQTALNHRPTEGDYVWMVDQTTGQVVKRKVILGELLPNGKVEVKDGLQAGDKVAVSKLRFLSDGMPVDIISQKEKRAVTAQK